The Gossypium hirsutum isolate 1008001.06 chromosome A13, Gossypium_hirsutum_v2.1, whole genome shotgun sequence nucleotide sequence ttaatgtttataaatttaatatattaagtagaataattatataattatgttaTTCAAATTTGAGTAAGACTGTAGGATATAATTAGATGATAAACACaagtatgtttaatttttttaattttactcaattagaattaattaaaattcatgattacaataaaaaaaatttgtaaaacttgGATCTATGTTATTCAGATTTTTTTGAAGCATCTAAATCTCTACATTCATGTCCGACGCATATTTGAAAGTTACTAAAGTTAACTATCCAACAACTAAAGAAGTATGGTTAAGCCTCATACCCACAAGATGATGATCTCAGTTTTTTTCAAGTAATATTTTAGATTGGGTAGGGACAAATCTAAGAAATAATGGGTGGCTACTAAGAGCTAAGGTTCTTTGGGCTATATAGCATGGCCTCTATGGACGAATGAAacattttcgttttttaaaactTAGTATGAAACATAACAGAAATCATTAAAATATCAGTATGTTAGGTAAGACAGTACATTACTACCAAAGCATGGGGccgttaaaatttttaatggagACTCAAGACAAGCATTAGGAGAAGTTTAGGTTTATGTAGGATTAGGATTTTTAATGTaactagtgttttttttttttcaccaaaAGATAAGTTAATTATGTCAACATGGTTTATACTTAGATACCGAGAATTTGCTTAATCAAGGGGTTGATTTAGATGAACCGAAATATACTCAATCGATTTATAAAATCATCTTTAATAAATAATATCCGATAAATTtaagattcgaatatgtataatATTGAGCAATGAAGAAAAACAGGGAAAAAAAGTGATGTACTGATAAAGTTACTAAACCTTACCCATTAAGGAAGTTTCAATGGGATACTTGATTGCCCATTTTTCATCACTTGCACCAAAAAGCAttaatctttttcttttgatCAGACAAAATTGCTTATTATATAAAGAATCTCGATCAAAGGGATTCTCCTTTTATGTTAGGGTGTGAAGATTCTGGATGGGGGATTCTGTAAAGCCAACACCCTAGCATGACTGctcaaatatattaaactaattaagcACAACTTGATTTTGGATGAAAGATTTACCATTAAATATTTAACAGTTATTTTTATGGGAAAGAAAAGGTTTTATAAGTAAGATTAAGatataaaatgtgtttattttatttattttaaaaattataaatatatctcAAGAGAGAGATATATTATATTTCCAACTTGATAATGAATTTTTTGAGTGTACCAAATAATACTTCGTAAATTGAATTGAGTGTTCGCTAAATATGTTCGTTTAATTGCAACCAAGCTTGGTTTTAGGGTTATTTGAGagtaaagtttttaattttttaccgtAAATGTTTCATCTCTTAAAGCTCCAAAATTTTTTCAGTTTTcctttatattacattttataattttttttaaaaagagactCAATTTCGCCTAGGCCTAAAAATATCAAGAAGGAACCTGATTGCAACacgaaaagtaaaaataaaatagatataaggATTTTTTACGTaatccagaaaatttttttacatCTACATCTTTTTCACGAAGTAACCCACTATAAAGTGATTAAAATTTTTCCTTTCACGTTGAAAGCTTAATTACAAATgaacataaaaatcaatttttataaaagaCTTTCTTTAAAAGCTTAAATAcaaattaagcacaaaaaaattattctttaaaatcttcaaaataaTGGAAAAAATAATCCAAAATGGTTGGATGAAACAAATAccaaaaaatattctttaaacttcggttaaaatctaattaactaaCCGAATTaatctaattcggttaatttgtTGGTTAATCAATCTAGTTTAGTTGGAGGTTGGGTAAAGTTTTTTTGAAATTCCGGTTAACGGTTAATTTAATTCCAAATCGGGCAATTagccgaattaaccgaaattaataaataatattatatattatatgtattagacTATTACTAATTTGGTTAATTCGACCAAATaaacattatcaattttttttgatatgttttatattttttaataaaagaaacatataaaattcaattcagttaattttttttaaaaaatataattcagttaacaattaaaaaattaaaaaattcgattaattcggttataCTAATTTGATTTAGCTACCAAAACCAAAAGAGATTATTAATCATAGTTGGAGGTCGGGTAAAGTTTTTTTGAAATTCCGGTTAACGGTTAATTTAATTCCAAATCGGGCAATTAGCCGAATTAACCgaaactaataaataatattatatattatatgtattagacTATTACTAATTTGGTTAATTCGACCAAATaaacattatcaatttatttttttgatatgtttttattttttaataaaagaaacatataaaattcaattcagttaattttttttttaaaatataattcagttaacaattaaaaaattaagaaattcgattaattcggttataCTAATTTGATTTAGCTACCAAAACCAAAAgagattattaataatatttggGTCCACTTAAGTTGAAGAGGATGTTATTTATTTTCAGGTTTTTACCTTAACTCTTTGTTTAATTAACTTAGAAATATTTCAGAAAAAGAAATGTTTTCTTATGATTGCGAAATTTGGAAGAAATAAAAAAGTAGTAAGAGATCCCTTATTAATTTACTCCTTTGTCATTTAAAGGTTCCAACAAGAAACATTCCCACTTGctattgtttatttgttttaaataaacaTTTCAACATGCAAACCAAATTATTTTAGtagaaaatatgaataaatttggTTCCTTGGATCATGAAATATCCATAGAAACATCATCTAAGATCTGCATGAAAGCTGAAACAAATCATAACAAAAATACAAGGAAAAAAGAAGCAGAAATGATTTCTGTTTTGGAACTTACAATAATAATTTTGATGACAAGAGAAAACCCAGATTAAAAATGGCAACttgattatgtatttttaatgctaattaatatttattaatattaataaccCTATGTATCATCCTTAGAGAGCGCCAACTTCGATGAGCTTTGGGATGAGGTGGCCACTAAGGTGAAGGGCCACGAGTGATTCGAGGCCGCCGACGCAGGATCCACCAATGAACATAGCGGGTACTGGATTTCGTGACGAGATACCACCGTGACCCGTCGTTggcggaggaggaggaggaggaggaagaggGAGGGAAGCGATTTCATGGTCATCGAGTTGGATGACGGTAGGGTGAACTCCGATGGTGACCAAGAGCTTTTTCATGACATGACACATGCAACAAGAGGATCGGCTAAAGATGATGACCGGGTGCTCTGATATCAACCGCCTGATTCGGGCCTCCATTGACTCCTCTTCGTCGAAGGAAAGGGCGGCGCCGGTGAGGGCGGCTGTGGTGGTCATCATGGGTATGGAAGATGAAGGGATGGTGGTATGTTAGTTGAGCAACTTCGTAGACTTTGCATCTGCCAAAAACAAAAGACAAGTGAGCTTTTGGAGTGAAAAGGGGTAATGTCAACGAAGGGGGAAAGCAAAGAAGTGGGATAAATATGAGTTGGTTACATCATCAAGTACAGTGTTACATAGGATTTAGGGATCATTGAGATTTCGGGGGTACCAAGGATTTAGGGTAAACGCACACacttaatgaaaaagaaaaataaaaaaagttcctacaaaagaaaataataaagaaaccgTCAAATTTAAccctatatatatttaattaatttggcatttcttattatttttaggcTCTaaagtttttaacttttaaagagagtgtaattatttttttaaataaaatattgattaaaatattaatttttaaacatgacaattcgcatatattttattttttttactttaaaataatttttgctaTAACTGTTTTTAAGTCTTTTGCGTTGActagttgaatttttttaacacaatgccACATGACAATTCATAATTGGTCCACATGTTAATTTTTGTTAGGAATTAACACCGTTATGTCTGAGTACTAGTGATGGACGAAAAAAATACATTtacaaaaatgaacaaattaaaagTACAAGTACCACGTTGACAATTTTATTAAAGTACAAGTGTAAATCTTACCATTATCTctaaatatgataattttaatGTGAGTTGAGCTGAAACCCCAGAAGTGCATAATATATATCGCCAAAGCTCAATACAATTGAGGACATTAAGTGAAGTACTCCAGATACAAAGTATGGATAAATGCCTATTAACTTCATCGCTAGGATTTAGCACCTAGCCTAGAGTAGCTAGGTAGGGAAGTAAAATTAATCTTTGTTTGTACTAGAGGCATAGCTAGGGGGCTGACAGGGGAGCCcaccccctaaaatagaaaaatttctatttaggcattttaaaattttaaaactttaaattaataaaagtaaaattgtactttggcccctaaaaatgataaaaatttaatttaatcttttaaaaattataaatatatcggctattaaaatgatgaaattacatttttactatcataaatattacaatttaattttgcccccttaaaaaaattttctaaattcgCCCTTGGTTCGTACATGGGTTTTTCTGGGACAAAATGAGTCACTTCAAATAGGTTCATTGCTTCAACCTAGAATACGATTAATTTGACATGGGCTACATGAAACCCCAATAGTTTACCAAATAAATTGATAAGTCATGCAATCTCGATGTTGAAATCAAGTTTGGATTAACATTAAGTTTTGGGTTCAACCTTCCATCACTTCCACTCCCTTCCCTagtgaaaaaattcaaattcaaatataatttagtatatatatatttttctaaatactCAATTTGGGGCGGAACCTTTGAACATTGCTTATATAAATGCCAAACTATTCAAAACGATAAAAAAATGACTATACCTTTTCGAAAGTGCTCAAATAAGAACTAAACCTTTCAAAATGGTAAAATAAGGGTTAAACTTTTTCGAAAATGCTCCAATAAAGGCTTTAAATGTCATATATTAGGTTTCCAATCACattcttattttttctttccttttcaagtaATATCCAACTCTGTTTCCATGTGTTCTATTTTAAAtatatcatcattcacctaattttgtatttaaaatgGATGTGTAGTGTGCGAAAAGCCCTTATTTGGACACATTTGAAAAGGTTTGGCGCATTTTTTACCATTTTGAGAAGTTTAATCTTTATATAAGCAACTTCCTAAAAGGTTAATTTGAGCATTttccttatattttttatatatttagttaCGTTATGTGATGATAACAAAAATGATAACGAGtaaaatatttgtaatttctttaatatttgaatctaaaaatgcaaatgattaaattttggttatgtttatcatttacattaaatttaaacattactattttaaccagaattaaatttaaataattaaccaTCACATATCTAAATGtgctaaatatataaatttagtagatttaatacaaaatttaaaaggtAAAGTAGAGAATATATTCGAATATTATAATCCTTATTTGTTATTAGTGAAAgataaaaatagactcaaataataaatatctaaattcaaaatttttatttgtaaaagaAAACTACATTCGAATAGTAAAATATTAGCAAAAAAATTCTACATTTGTCTTAAACATGTTGtgaatcataattaaaatatctaaattcataatatttgataaaaagcATATATCTATCAATGTTGAATTGACATTATTGATTGTGATAAGTAAAATGACATCTTACATCACCAAAGCTTATCGTCAAAGTTGGATATTGTTGCTGTGATGACAATGATTTGctgtaatttgatatgtcaaattaggctctaTAGAGAAacttattctcaagcaatttaagtATTGTTATATCTTTCTGTCGTTTTTAGCTTTAATCATTATTAAATGTTTTTACTTAGTTTTGACCTTTTTGAGGCCCAAATTGGCCAAATGATGCCATGGGGAATCTAATGATGTGATTAAGTTAGTGGAGGGAGAAGATGATAGTCCAACCTCGAGGAAAACATCATTTAGAGTGGGTGTCGTGACACTGAGGGCATGGAAGTCGTAACACCAAGATATTTCACTTTGAGGATGCAAAACTTCAACAAAAAATCAACATAGAGCTTATTGTTGTGGGAGTCGCGATATAGAGGGTAGGATGTCGTAATACCGAGCCTCCGAAATCATGATATCCTTGAAGATGTTGAAGTGAAGAGATTGAGGCCAACTCTAATGATGTCGCGACATCGACCATTGGGTGTCGCAACACCAAGATCCCCTACAACCATAAGTTTACTATTGTCTAGGGTGTCTCGACACTAAAGCCTAGGTGTTGTGGCACCACTGCCTGATGGGGAGAAATAGCTGCAGGGGTAATCATTTGTCCAACAACTTACCCAATCAAAACACAGCTTCTAGGGgcattattgttaatttttttcgaTTGTAATCAGATGTTAAAAGTCACTTTTGGTTAAAAACTAAATGAGCCAACTTTGTCTTTAACTTTCATCTTTTAAGTTTCATATTTATTCTTCTTCATCTTTTAGGGTTAAGTTCTTAGCTTTTTTTGGTTTTAGTTGGATTAGTTGGCAGTTTAGTTAGTTTTTATTGTAGCTTTGTATCAATTGAACTTTGGTACTAAAAAATATCTTTGTATTTTCAAATTTATCCAAGCGTTTTAATATAATTCAGCtccatttatttttcataattaaaaatcCAAACTTTGTTAGTATTTTTCACCTCCATTGTTGCTACCATCATCTGCTTTATGTAACCATTAAGAAATCTTTAAGCTTTCTTTAACCCTATTCTTGTACTTATTTGAATGTATGATTTAAATATGTGTTGGGTTGTTGTTTGTATGAAAATGGTGTTAGGTAAATAAATCtatggtggttggttgatggaaatgttacttggttagtttttggtacaaagactaaatcaaataaactCCAAAACTTAAAAATGACGCCTCtatatgaataattaaatagGTAAGACTAAGAGGATATCTTATTAAGCACCAATTTGGCTGTCATGGGTTAGTTTGGTGAGGTCGAGAGTTAAACTGGACTAAAtcgtctaatttggtaaaatggtgATCAAGGGGATAAAATTTagccaattaaaattttaaaccatttaGATCCTTAATCCAAAGACTAATCAACAACATGGAAGTTAAACAACCAATTCTGTGTATTGGATTGTTAATTGCTTAATTTTGACAGTTTTACAATTTTGTCATTCTTAGAATTAGGTAGTTGATTAGTGTAATTTACCTTTGATTATGAATTTTCTAATATATTAATTATCGAGTAGTTAGCTAGACTTCTTATTTGTCTACTTGTTGCTTAGGAATCACTTTGTCTCTGAACTTCTTaggtttgatccttggaatacttggGTGTTCCATTAtgacactacaaatattacaactcgaACAGTCACACTTGCAGTACACCGCTAGATTATTATTTGTATTTCAATTGATTCACAGCTCAGGTGCACGCACGGGGTACAATTAGAAAATTAGCACTACTTCCTTTGACTTCACTTGCAAAAGCCATAGAATCCATTGTAATTAATATAAAGGAAATGAATGACAAAAATGCTTTCATAGTGGCTCAATTTGAACGTCTAAGTGGAAGCAACCAAATCCTTGCCAACTAAACTCAACATCAAACTCTTCAGGAAGTTGGTAAAATTAAGACTGTGAAGAAGGACTTCAAAATGTCTCTCTAAATTAACTTAAGGAGCTTATCAATGAGGCAATCAAAGGTCAAGCTAAAAATATTTCTCCACTGTCATATTTATACGCAAAGCTATACATTCAAAAGATTATTATTTAAGGATGCCCAAAAATTATAAGCCTCCAAAGTTTCAATAGTTTGATGGCAAAAGAAATTTATGTCAACATATTGTGCACTTTGTGGAAATTACTTGTAATAGCGCCAGTATTGATAGAGATCTCATGGTGAAGGAGTTCATTTGATCATTAGAAGAAAATTCCTTTGATTGGTACACTACTATTAAGCTTGAGATGATTGATAGCTAGAAAGAACTTGACTTGAATTTCTTAATCGATTCTACAACACTTATCACATTGTTAGTATAATTGAGCTTACAAGCTTATAATAGTGGATATGTTAACTAGTAATTGATTACATCTATTGGTAGAGGAGTCTAAGTTTttcaatgcaaaaaaaaaaattgttggagTTTTCTACCATCTACTTGTACCTACAATGCATAAATTGataattgtgtttaattttctaAGGCATCAAGCCAAAATCCTTTGAAGAATTAGCTACTTGAGCTCATGAGATGGAGATGAGAATGAAAGTTGTTAAGAATTAAGAAACTTATTAGGAAGAAACCCATAAAGGgggattttattgaaaatgaagaGGTCAATCGGTCCATAATTGTAAACATGAAATCCTTTTCTGTTCACACCAAAGGCAAAACAAGAGTCACGATTAAGTAGAGGTaagaaaagaagtattttttcCTTGGCGTCGATATTCCAAACATGTTTGAAAagcttttaaaagttaaattgatTAGGTTGCCAAAAATAAAGCAATCAAAATGTAACACCCGCTAcctgtatccattgccggaatagggtacaaggcattgccggagtttactgaatattttcagataattttgagtcatttattattcatattttgaaaataatcataacgtctctctattgggccctcgaagccccaaacatacattagaaatcaaccagaattaaatcaaaattataaaaaaaatttcgcaaatcttaaattttattttcatctgagtacttactatttcaatgctccttataattaaacatgttaccattcaatcaatagtttggcacttgtctaagcgtcaaacaacatcattgttagtatacttgcacatatttcatctaaattcaacattgatatacttatttctctacatatcgcacttgagtttaataatagtctcaacttacataatttccttatatcaacatatcaaagataatcatatatgtacatgtcatgaaacatatcatgctcttgccatttcttcataagcatatatcatccattttattatatcaatatttcatgctccatcatttccatatattttatgtatatttattccggcaatagtttatatcaaactcaacataaattatattccatgtacttatacttatttcgtttatctatcttcataattattttacaactattttgtacatatatttccatatgaccagtccttgtaaacatttcacacaaccatttcaataaccattcgtcatctgatacgtattacctgaatatcaattgttcaatagatgtcatagtgtctcccatccacggtcttatttatctttgacatgatgccatagtgtctttcaactatggtcttac carries:
- the LOC107894812 gene encoding glutaredoxin-C6, which codes for MMTTTAALTGAALSFDEEESMEARIRRLISEHPVIIFSRSSCCMCHVMKKLLVTIGVHPTVIQLDDHEIASLPLPPPPPPPPTTGHGGISSRNPVPAMFIGGSCVGGLESLVALHLSGHLIPKLIEVGAL